A window of Photobacterium sp. GJ3 contains these coding sequences:
- a CDS encoding nucleotidyltransferase domain-containing protein — protein sequence MALLLPVIDNQRPFQPVFQPCIHEALQHLNALFKDALHSVYLSGSLARREGIPGRSDLNLTLVLKRPLNDQETSRLHSLNWQIARRHKAITRLDLKLALCEDVLSLEGIFEWGFWLRHCCVCLSGKDLSDSFGDFEPSWDAAKSLNGPLEPILNEYRQKVLKTRVAEHYLDYCEYIGKKMLWTAFTLVMHKEKTLALSLSQATACFLRIYPDKSLEAERAAMLASRTQVPKKATLYLMQHFGLWIADEWQKIERKIG from the coding sequence TTGGCACTTCTTCTTCCCGTCATTGATAATCAGCGTCCCTTTCAGCCCGTATTTCAGCCTTGTATCCATGAAGCTTTGCAGCATTTGAATGCATTGTTTAAAGATGCCCTGCACAGTGTTTATCTCTCTGGTAGCCTGGCTCGTCGGGAGGGCATTCCGGGCCGGTCCGACCTGAATCTGACGCTGGTGCTCAAGCGGCCGCTGAACGACCAGGAAACCAGTCGTCTGCACAGCCTGAACTGGCAAATTGCCAGACGTCACAAAGCGATCACCCGGCTGGATTTGAAACTCGCTTTGTGTGAAGACGTTCTCTCGCTGGAAGGTATTTTTGAATGGGGATTCTGGCTGAGGCATTGCTGTGTGTGTTTGAGTGGAAAAGATCTGTCCGACAGTTTTGGTGATTTTGAACCCAGCTGGGATGCGGCCAAATCTCTGAACGGCCCTCTGGAGCCCATCTTGAATGAGTACCGACAGAAAGTTCTGAAAACCCGCGTGGCTGAGCATTATCTCGACTACTGTGAATACATCGGCAAGAAAATGTTATGGACCGCGTTTACGCTGGTGATGCACAAAGAAAAAACGCTGGCGCTGTCGTTAAGTCAAGCCACGGCGTGCTTCTTACGAATATATCCGGATAAATCGCTTGAGGCCGAGCGCGCTGCCATGCTGGCCAGCCGGACGCAGGTCCCTAAAAAAGCAACCCTGTATCTGATGCAGCATTTTGGCCTGTGGATTGCGGATGAGTGGCAAAAAATTGAACGCAAGATCGGCTGA
- a CDS encoding cache domain-containing protein, translating into MPLKVKLILLTLLPLLLISGAIGWIAIHQATSLGEKEVATFRASLIAAKEQALKDTVDLALDSIHHIYQQAGPDDAQAKAEVTRILSGLRYGDDGYFFVYHEDGTNLAHPILPELVGKNLIDLQDTNGDYLIRALIETAKSGGGFHQYLWHKPSSEQIVTKLSYAAWLPKWQWMIGTGLYIEDIRLQMSQVEQAVQANIQTTFISVIVLVAITTLLILIATLAINLHEHRLADSRLKELAHKTVMFQEEEKKHVARELHDGVNQLLVSGKCHLELLKHQLMQTNTEQALYHRELSEAAILQAIAELRRISHNLRPSSLDDIGLVAALDNLLNDFAASTGTRINRSLTLNHLCLPTDVMTTLYRVAQESLVNISKHAHSEKIDIELSVIQNTLQFIIRDHGIGFDVQQAMNGKGIGLRNMRERLEFLGGELDISSQPGEGTEVMVNLPLTTDSPRLSTTKGMDFDDEYSRPAS; encoded by the coding sequence ATGCCCCTCAAAGTGAAGCTCATTCTCCTCACATTGCTACCGCTGCTCCTGATCAGCGGAGCGATTGGCTGGATTGCTATTCATCAGGCCACCTCACTGGGCGAGAAGGAAGTCGCGACCTTTCGGGCCAGCCTGATCGCCGCCAAAGAGCAAGCGTTGAAAGATACGGTCGATCTGGCTCTCGACAGTATTCATCATATTTATCAGCAAGCGGGTCCGGATGATGCGCAGGCAAAAGCAGAAGTGACGCGCATTCTCAGCGGCTTGCGTTACGGGGATGATGGCTATTTTTTTGTCTACCATGAAGACGGAACCAATCTGGCCCATCCCATCCTGCCGGAGCTGGTCGGAAAAAATCTGATCGACTTACAGGATACCAACGGCGATTACCTGATCCGGGCCTTAATTGAAACGGCCAAATCAGGCGGGGGATTTCATCAGTACCTCTGGCATAAGCCTTCCAGCGAGCAAATCGTCACCAAGCTGAGTTACGCGGCATGGCTGCCCAAATGGCAGTGGATGATAGGCACAGGCCTTTATATTGAAGATATCCGGCTGCAGATGAGTCAGGTTGAGCAAGCTGTTCAGGCCAATATTCAGACGACTTTTATTTCCGTGATTGTCTTGGTGGCCATCACCACCCTGCTGATTCTGATCGCAACCCTGGCGATCAACTTGCATGAACATCGGCTGGCCGACAGCCGGCTTAAAGAGCTGGCACATAAAACCGTGATGTTTCAGGAGGAAGAGAAGAAGCATGTTGCCCGGGAATTACACGACGGGGTAAATCAGTTGCTCGTCTCCGGTAAATGTCATCTGGAGTTGCTGAAACATCAACTCATGCAAACCAACACCGAACAAGCCCTCTATCATCGCGAATTAAGTGAAGCCGCCATTTTACAGGCCATTGCAGAACTCAGGCGAATTTCACACAACCTCCGGCCCAGTTCATTGGATGATATCGGGCTGGTCGCAGCGCTGGATAACCTGCTGAATGACTTTGCCGCTTCCACAGGCACCCGAATCAATCGGTCGCTGACTCTCAATCACCTGTGTTTACCAACCGATGTCATGACGACTTTATACCGGGTGGCGCAGGAATCTCTGGTGAACATCAGCAAGCATGCTCATTCCGAAAAGATCGATATCGAGCTGTCGGTGATTCAGAACACGCTTCAGTTTATTATCCGTGATCACGGGATCGGATTTGATGTACAACAAGCCATGAATGGCAAAGGCATCGGCTTGCGGAATATGCGGGAGCGGCTGGAATTTCTGGGTGGTGAATTAGATATCAGCAGTCAACCCGGCGAAGGCACAGAGGTCATGGTGAATCTCCCGCTCACCACAGATTCCCCAAGACTGAGCACAACAAAAGGAATGGACTTTGATGACGAATATTCGCGTCCTGCTAGTTGA
- a CDS encoding response regulator, giving the protein MTNIRVLLVDDHQVVMQGFQARLDNEKNIDVVATATNGAEALKQAQLHQPDVVLMDISMPEMNGIEATRIFRRDFPAIKVLILTMHDNREYILQVMQAGASGYILKEVSAEEMVQAIEAVHQGGSYFCRLVANTLFSAPIEPQSALPTSPVIALSRREETILRQVASGKSSKKIALELGISTRTVETHRQNIKHKLNLNSTAEITAYAVKENLI; this is encoded by the coding sequence ATGACGAATATTCGCGTCCTGCTAGTTGATGACCATCAGGTCGTCATGCAGGGCTTTCAGGCTCGGCTGGACAATGAAAAAAACATTGATGTGGTCGCAACGGCAACGAATGGCGCGGAAGCACTCAAGCAGGCCCAGTTACACCAGCCGGATGTGGTTCTGATGGATATCAGTATGCCGGAAATGAACGGCATTGAAGCGACACGCATTTTTCGCCGCGACTTCCCGGCAATCAAAGTCCTGATCCTGACCATGCATGATAACCGGGAATACATTCTGCAGGTGATGCAAGCCGGGGCCAGTGGTTACATCCTCAAAGAAGTCTCTGCCGAAGAAATGGTCCAGGCGATAGAAGCGGTTCATCAGGGCGGCAGCTACTTCTGCCGTCTGGTAGCCAACACCCTGTTTTCAGCACCAATCGAGCCGCAGTCTGCCCTTCCAACCTCCCCGGTGATAGCGCTGAGCCGACGGGAAGAAACGATTTTGCGGCAAGTGGCTTCCGGAAAAAGCAGTAAAAAGATTGCACTGGAATTAGGGATCAGTACCAGAACCGTTGAGACACACCGGCAAAATATCAAGCACAAGCTGAATCTGAATTCTACGGCTGAAATAACAGCCTACGCCGTCAAAGAAAACCTGATTTAA
- a CDS encoding DNA polymerase II, with protein MNQVSIPKYQPDNRQQRTGFVLTRQSRDVQGRTQITLWVKTEQGPCKLVVEGDKPVCFIPADDQTHAEQLLTRHGVPATFRPLDLKNFQHQLMSACYTETISTSQQASILLASEGIKVYESDIRLADRYLMERFIRGGIAFAGHVSERAGYAEFTQVKTKAADDQPMLSVVSLDIECSEKGILYSVGLHSAQDSRVIMVGQAAEDAEPLDWIQWVKDEKSLLMALQDWFTQFDPDVVIGWNVIDFDFRLLLRRAEWHQLPLRIGRGRQTPHWRQSSQNPNSGFITLPGRIVMDGIDTLKTATYNFRSWSLESVSQALLGEGKAIHNVYDRMAEINQMFREDKVSLARYNLQDCKLVTRIFETTHLLDFAIERSRLTGVELDRVGGSVAAFTNLYLPQLHRAGYVAPNLESENWIASPGGYVMDSKPGLYDSVLVLDFKSLYPSIIRTFRIDPMGLVEGLLLEEGRADDQAIAGFRGGRFHREKHFLPEMIEDLWAARDQAKRDGEKAFSQAIKIIMNSFYGVLGSSGCRFFDHRLASSITMRGHEIMKMTRERIEEQGFEVIYGDTDSTFVSLKKAHSGEAADAIGKMLVAEINQWWTTYLKETYNLTSALELEYETHYHKFLMPTIRGQETGSKKRYAGLIVRDGQEEMVFKGLETVRTDWTPLAQEFQQTLYQKVFHQEDIEEYVRQYVERAAQGELDDKLIYRKRLRRHLSEYQKNVPPHVRAARRADEVNQKLGRPLQYQTGGWIEYVITTSGPEPVEARQSPIDYDHYIDKQLKPIADGILPFIGKNFDDLIAPQLGLF; from the coding sequence ATGAATCAAGTAAGCATACCGAAATATCAGCCAGACAACAGGCAGCAAAGAACAGGCTTCGTACTGACCCGGCAGAGCCGGGATGTGCAGGGCCGGACTCAGATTACGCTGTGGGTGAAAACCGAACAGGGGCCGTGCAAGCTGGTTGTTGAGGGGGACAAGCCTGTCTGCTTTATTCCCGCAGACGATCAAACACATGCTGAACAGTTACTGACCCGGCATGGCGTGCCGGCGACTTTTCGTCCGCTGGACCTGAAAAATTTTCAGCATCAACTCATGTCTGCCTGCTATACCGAGACGATTTCGACAAGCCAGCAGGCCAGTATTTTACTGGCATCTGAAGGGATCAAAGTTTACGAATCCGATATCCGGCTTGCCGATCGGTATCTGATGGAGCGCTTTATTCGCGGCGGGATTGCATTTGCCGGTCACGTGAGTGAACGGGCGGGGTATGCCGAATTTACGCAGGTCAAAACCAAAGCTGCGGATGATCAACCGATGCTGTCTGTCGTGTCTCTGGATATTGAGTGTTCAGAAAAAGGCATCTTGTATTCTGTCGGCCTGCATAGCGCGCAGGACAGCCGGGTGATCATGGTTGGCCAAGCTGCTGAAGACGCAGAACCATTGGATTGGATTCAATGGGTGAAGGATGAGAAAAGCCTGCTGATGGCACTGCAGGACTGGTTTACCCAATTTGACCCGGATGTTGTGATCGGCTGGAACGTGATTGACTTTGACTTCCGGTTGCTGCTGAGAAGGGCGGAGTGGCACCAACTCCCGTTACGAATTGGCCGGGGACGACAGACCCCGCACTGGCGGCAATCCAGTCAGAATCCGAATTCAGGCTTTATCACGTTACCGGGACGGATCGTAATGGATGGAATCGATACACTCAAAACAGCGACGTATAATTTTCGCTCCTGGTCACTGGAATCGGTGTCGCAAGCATTGCTGGGAGAAGGCAAGGCGATTCACAACGTGTATGACCGGATGGCTGAAATCAATCAGATGTTCCGGGAAGATAAAGTCTCGCTGGCCAGATATAACCTGCAAGATTGCAAACTGGTGACACGGATATTTGAAACCACCCATTTGCTGGATTTCGCGATTGAACGCAGCCGGTTGACGGGTGTTGAGCTGGATCGGGTCGGTGGCTCGGTTGCGGCTTTTACCAACCTCTATTTACCGCAATTGCACCGGGCTGGGTATGTGGCGCCGAATCTGGAAAGTGAAAACTGGATTGCCAGTCCCGGCGGTTATGTCATGGACTCCAAACCCGGTCTGTACGACTCCGTTCTGGTGCTGGATTTCAAATCGCTGTATCCCTCCATTATCCGTACCTTCCGAATCGATCCCATGGGGCTGGTGGAAGGTTTGCTGCTGGAAGAAGGCAGGGCTGATGATCAGGCGATTGCCGGTTTTCGTGGCGGACGTTTCCATCGCGAGAAACATTTTCTGCCGGAAATGATTGAAGATTTGTGGGCAGCCAGGGATCAGGCCAAACGGGATGGTGAAAAAGCGTTTTCTCAGGCCATTAAGATCATCATGAATTCCTTTTACGGTGTACTGGGATCGTCAGGGTGCCGTTTTTTCGATCATCGTCTGGCGTCTTCAATCACCATGCGGGGTCATGAAATCATGAAAATGACCCGTGAGCGGATCGAGGAACAAGGTTTTGAGGTGATTTATGGCGACACAGACTCTACTTTTGTGTCCCTGAAAAAAGCACACAGCGGCGAAGCGGCAGATGCGATTGGTAAAATGCTGGTCGCGGAGATCAATCAGTGGTGGACCACCTATCTGAAAGAGACCTACAACCTGACTTCTGCGCTTGAACTGGAGTACGAAACCCATTATCACAAATTTCTGATGCCCACGATCCGGGGGCAGGAAACAGGCAGCAAGAAACGTTACGCGGGCCTGATTGTCCGGGATGGGCAAGAAGAAATGGTGTTTAAAGGATTGGAGACTGTCCGCACCGACTGGACACCGCTGGCACAGGAATTTCAGCAAACCCTGTATCAAAAGGTGTTTCATCAGGAAGATATTGAAGAATACGTGCGTCAGTATGTCGAACGGGCCGCACAGGGCGAACTGGATGACAAACTGATTTACCGGAAAAGGTTACGCCGTCACCTTTCCGAGTATCAAAAAAATGTCCCACCCCATGTGCGGGCTGCCCGGCGGGCAGATGAAGTGAATCAGAAACTGGGGCGTCCCTTGCAGTATCAGACCGGGGGCTGGATTGAATACGTGATCACAACCAGTGGTCCTGAGCCGGTTGAAGCCCGGCAGAGCCCGATCGACTACGACCATTATATCGACAAACAGTTAAAACCCATTGCTGACGGGATTTTGCCTTTTATCGGCAAAAACTTCGATGATCTGATCGCGCCTCAGCTCGGACTGTTCTGA